The segment GAATATCCCCGAATGTACTTTAAATGATCTAGAAGAAGCAGATGCTATTATCTTTGGTACACCAACTAGATATGGCAATATGGCAGGACAAATGAGACAGTTTTTAGATACTACTGGTGGACTATGGCAAAAAGGAGCATTTATCGGTAAAGTAGGAAGCGTCTTTGTTAGTACAGCTACACAACACGGCGGTCAAGAATCTACTATACTCAATTTCCATACTACCCTCTTACATCTTGGCATGGTCATTGTAGGATTGCCTTACAGCTTCGAAGGGCAGATGAGATTAGATGAAGTAACTGGTGGTTCTCCTTATGGAGCTACTACTATTGCTGGTGGAGATGGTACAAGAGAACCAAGTAATAATGAATTAGAAGCAGCTAGATTTCAGGGAAAGCATGTAGCTGAAGTAACAGCACAACTGGTAAAGTAAAGTATCCCCACTACAAAAGGAGGAGTTATAATGAGTGAAGTTATTAAAACAGGAGAGCAAATTAAAGACTTTAAATTAAAAGATCAAAATGAAAATCAGGTCAATCTAAGTGATTTTACAGGTCAGAAGGTCTTACTATCCTTTCATCCTCTAGCCTGGACTTCAGTCTGCGGTAATCAGATGAGTACTTTAGAAGATAACAAGGAAAAATTTGACAAGCTCAATACTGTAGCTTTAGGCATTAGTGTTGATCCTGCGCCTAGTAAAAATGCATGGGCTGATAAGCTTAATGTTAAAGAAACAAGACTACTCTCTGACTTTTGGCCTCACGGCGGATTAGCTAAGAGTTTAGGCATCTTTAGAGAAGAAGATGGTTTCTCAGAACGAGCCAATATCTTGATCGATGAAGACGGTAAAGTAATCTGGTCTAAAGTCTACGATATTCTAAAACAACCTGACATTGAAGAAGTAATTAATGTTATCAAGGATAATAGTTAAGCTTTAGTTTAAAAAGGCAGCCTTTTAGTCACAAGGCTGCCTCTTTACTGATCCAAATAGAATACAGTAGCTAATGAAAGTGCTGTAAATTCTTTCATTATTTTTATTCTACTTTATATTTTTCTCTACTTTCTTTAAATTTTACTTCACCTGAAATTATACATCCTTCAACCGGGCAAATTTGCTTACAAAGATGACATCCTACACATTTTTCATCATCTAGTCTAGGTTTGCGATCTTTTGAGTCCCACTCTATAGCTTGATGTCCTCCATCATAGCAAGAAATATAACAGCGACCACATCCTATACATTTCTCTTCATCAAAATCAGGAAGTACCATATGTGCTCTATCCAATTCCTCAGCAGACACTATATTCTCCAAAGCAAGACCTACCATTTCATCTAAACTTTCGAATCCCTTTTTATCCATATAGTTAGATAAACCATTTATCATATCTTCTACTATACGATATCCATATTGCATA is part of the Sporohalobacter salinus genome and harbors:
- the wrbA gene encoding NAD(P)H:quinone oxidoreductase, which translates into the protein MKILIPFYSMYGHTYQMAEAVAQGAEEIDEAEVNLRRIPETISEDVLAESGALEAQEEFSNIPECTLNDLEEADAIIFGTPTRYGNMAGQMRQFLDTTGGLWQKGAFIGKVGSVFVSTATQHGGQESTILNFHTTLLHLGMVIVGLPYSFEGQMRLDEVTGGSPYGATTIAGGDGTREPSNNELEAARFQGKHVAEVTAQLVK
- a CDS encoding peroxiredoxin; the encoded protein is MSEVIKTGEQIKDFKLKDQNENQVNLSDFTGQKVLLSFHPLAWTSVCGNQMSTLEDNKEKFDKLNTVALGISVDPAPSKNAWADKLNVKETRLLSDFWPHGGLAKSLGIFREEDGFSERANILIDEDGKVIWSKVYDILKQPDIEEVINVIKDNS